One window of the Corvus moneduloides isolate bCorMon1 chromosome 10, bCorMon1.pri, whole genome shotgun sequence genome contains the following:
- the TMEM207 gene encoding transmembrane protein 207, producing the protein NKAANKALPIFLTLIMRRPRALCLTSWITAGTGVLCLTSFQLADSGSDCELGERCAGQSDENFSSWYVWFLMMFFLAVLLSCGICCCLQCWLKRRSCLSRRTVAVFALSSSDAFCATEAPPCPFSGSLSPCTAAEISCSPAPRFSLEGTELPPSYEDVVKENKF; encoded by the exons AACAAGGCTGCAAACAAAGCTCTTCCAATATTTCTCACACTAATAATGCGGAGACCTCGAGCTTTGTGTTTAACTTCGTGGATCACAGCAGGAACTGGAGTTCTGTGTTTaacctccttccag TTAGCAGACTCTGGGTCGGACTGTGAGCTTGGCGAGAG GTGTGCTGGACAGAGCGATGAAAACTTTAGCAGCTGGTATGTGTG GTTCCTGATGATGtttttcctggctgtgcttCTGTCCTGCGggatctgctgctgcctgcagtgctggctgaAGCGGCGGAGCTGCCTCTCCCGACGCACCGTGGCTGTCTTTGCCCTCAGCAGCTCAGATGCCTTTTGTG CTACTGAAGCACCTCCGTGCCCATTCTCCGGATCCCTGAGCCCCTGCACGGCTGCAGAGATTTCCTGTTCTCCTGCCCCACGCTTCAGCCTTGAGGGAACTGAATTGCCTCCATCTTATGAGGATGTtgtgaaggaaaacaagttCTAG